CGCAAGGTACATATTACGCACTTGGCGGAGCACTTGCAGATATCATCTCTCAGGAAACTGGCGTTAAAACGACAGCTGAAGTTTCGCAAGCATCTGCAGCGAATATGACAGCATTGAAAGACGGCAGCGCTGAAATCGCTTTCGTACAAACGGATATCGCTTACTATGCATCAAAAGGTGAAATGATGTTTGACGGAGAAGTCATCGACAACGTTTCAGCAATCGGTGCTCTTTATCCTGAAACAGTTCAGTTGGTAACATTGGAGAAAAACGGCATCAAATCATTCGAAGACTTAAAAGGTAAAAAGGTTTCGGTTGGAGCACCTGGTTCCGGTACGTATGCGAACGCAGAGCAGCTTCTTGAAATCCACGGATTGTCAATGAAAGATATCCAGGCGCAAGACTTGGATTTCGGTGAATCACAAGAGAGCTTACAGGCTGGACAAATTGACGCTGCATTCATCACTGCTGGTACACCAACTGGAGCGGTTGAAGGTTTGAACGCTGTCGCTCAAGTTTATATCGTGCCTGTATCTGAAGATAAAGCTGACGAATTGATCTCGAAATATCAATACTATGCAAAAGAAGTCATTCCTGCAGGAACTTATGGAATTAAAGAAGATACGCCGACTGTATCTGTCGGGGCAATGTTGATCATCCAAAATGACGTGCCTGAAGATCTTGCTTACGAAATAACAAAAGCGATCTACGACAATGCATCAAAGCTTACGCATCCAAAAGGCGCATTGATCAAAGCGGAAACAGGTCTTGACGGTATCGGGATCCCTGTTCACCCAGGCGCTCAAAAATACTTTGACGAAAAGAAATAATTGAATACAAATCAATAGTAGAACGGGGCGGTGAAGCTTTATGCTTCAGCCGTCCCATTCTTCATTGCTACCGGAAAGGGAGAATAGGATGAAAAGGAAGAAAGTGATCCTCCCCATTCTGCTATCTGCATTATTGGTCGCCTTCGTCTCTCTATTCCTGCCGATACATAAGGTGTTCACCTTCACTGAATATCGTACTGAGCATCCGCAAACCTATTATCTCAAGATGGGGGATGACCGGGAGTTTCAAATTCGATATGTACACTCCATTTTTCTGACTGATGTCATTGAGTCCTACCGGGTCACTGATCAACACGCTATCCAATCACTGTCCATGCAATACGAGGATGTTGGGATCGGCTTGCCAGGGTATGCCGAAGAAGGAGAGTCATTGTCAGTCAAGGATGGAATGTATACGCTTACTTATGATGACAATATTATTCAATCATTTGTCCTCTTTGTTGGGGATGTGAATGCAGATTTAGCTTTCCGGTATAAAGGGCATGAAGTGAACTTGAAAAGCTATTTGACTAGAGGAAAATCGTACACATTTCGTGTGCAGCGCCAATCATTCTACCAATTGTTGAAAGGAGTAAATTTGAATGGCTAAAAATAAGAATCGGGAAGAAGCTCAGCAAGAGTCCCAACTTGATAACAATGAAATGCTTACAGAAGAACAGCAACTAGAAAT
The sequence above is drawn from the Sporosarcina luteola genome and encodes:
- a CDS encoding TAXI family TRAP transporter solute-binding subunit, whose amino-acid sequence is MNKKRFRVLAFISMIALLVLSACNSGDSSKGSDSGKTKEDYDFLSVLTGGTQGTYYALGGALADIISQETGVKTTAEVSQASAANMTALKDGSAEIAFVQTDIAYYASKGEMMFDGEVIDNVSAIGALYPETVQLVTLEKNGIKSFEDLKGKKVSVGAPGSGTYANAEQLLEIHGLSMKDIQAQDLDFGESQESLQAGQIDAAFITAGTPTGAVEGLNAVAQVYIVPVSEDKADELISKYQYYAKEVIPAGTYGIKEDTPTVSVGAMLIIQNDVPEDLAYEITKAIYDNASKLTHPKGALIKAETGLDGIGIPVHPGAQKYFDEKK
- a CDS encoding DUF1850 domain-containing protein, which produces MKRKKVILPILLSALLVAFVSLFLPIHKVFTFTEYRTEHPQTYYLKMGDDREFQIRYVHSIFLTDVIESYRVTDQHAIQSLSMQYEDVGIGLPGYAEEGESLSVKDGMYTLTYDDNIIQSFVLFVGDVNADLAFRYKGHEVNLKSYLTRGKSYTFRVQRQSFYQLLKGVNLNG